A genomic window from Klebsiella quasipneumoniae subsp. quasipneumoniae includes:
- the tauB gene encoding taurine ABC transporter ATP-binding subunit, with protein MLQISHLSADYGGKPALADINLTLESGELLVVLGPSGCGKTTLLNLIAGFVPYQHGSITLEGQRVTGPGAERGVVFQNEGLLPWRNVQDNVALGLQLAGVDKAQRRQAAAQMLKKVGLEGAEKRFIWQLSGGQRQRVGIARALAANPQLLLLDEPFGALDAFTREQMQTLLLTLWHETGKQVLLITHDIEEAIFMATELVLLSPGPGRVVERLPLDFSRRFVAGEPCRSIKSDPRFIEQREYILSRVFDQREAFS; from the coding sequence ATGCTGCAAATCTCGCATCTTTCCGCCGACTATGGCGGTAAACCGGCGCTGGCGGATATCAACCTGACGCTGGAGAGTGGGGAGCTGCTGGTGGTGCTGGGGCCTTCGGGCTGCGGTAAAACTACCCTGCTGAACCTGATTGCCGGATTCGTGCCCTATCAGCACGGCAGCATCACCCTCGAAGGTCAGCGGGTGACCGGGCCGGGCGCAGAGCGCGGCGTGGTCTTCCAGAACGAAGGCCTGCTGCCCTGGCGCAATGTGCAGGATAACGTGGCGCTGGGGCTGCAGCTGGCGGGCGTGGATAAAGCGCAGCGGCGGCAAGCGGCGGCGCAGATGCTGAAAAAGGTCGGCCTCGAAGGGGCGGAAAAGCGCTTTATCTGGCAGCTGTCCGGCGGTCAACGCCAGCGGGTGGGCATCGCCCGGGCGCTGGCGGCGAATCCGCAGCTGTTGCTGCTGGATGAGCCCTTCGGCGCGCTTGACGCCTTTACCCGCGAGCAGATGCAAACGCTGCTGCTGACCCTCTGGCATGAGACCGGCAAACAGGTGCTGCTCATCACCCATGACATTGAAGAGGCCATCTTTATGGCGACCGAGCTGGTGCTGTTGTCGCCGGGGCCGGGGCGGGTGGTGGAGCGGCTGCCGCTGGATTTCAGCCGCCGCTTTGTCGCGGGCGAACCCTGCCGCAGCATCAAATCCGACCCGCGGTTTATTGAACAGCGGGAATACATTCTGAGCCGGGTGTTTGACCAACGGGAGGCTTTCTCATGA
- the tauA gene encoding taurine ABC transporter substrate-binding protein, whose product MAFTSRITLLAALAVAAFQAQAVNVTVAYQTSAEPAKVAQADNTFAKTSGATVDWRKFDSGASVVRALASGDVQIGNIGSSPLAVAASQQVPIEVFLLASKLGNSEALVVKKSITKPEDLIGKRIAVPFISTTHYSLLSALKHWGIKPGQVQIINLQPPAIIAAWQRGDIDGAYVWAPAVNELEKEGKVLTDSAQVGEWGAPTLDVWVVRKDFAEQHPEIVKAFAKSAIDAQQPYIANPDEWLKQPDNISKLARLSGVPEADVPGLVKGNTYLTAAEQAQALNGPVNQAIVDTARFLKEQGKVPAAGTDYRQYVTDRFVK is encoded by the coding sequence ATGGCATTCACATCGCGAATTACTCTTCTGGCGGCGCTGGCCGTCGCCGCCTTCCAGGCGCAGGCGGTCAATGTGACCGTGGCGTATCAAACCTCCGCTGAGCCGGCGAAAGTCGCCCAGGCGGACAACACCTTCGCCAAAACCAGCGGGGCGACCGTCGACTGGCGGAAATTTGACAGCGGCGCCAGCGTGGTGCGCGCCCTGGCCTCCGGCGATGTGCAGATCGGCAATATCGGCTCCAGCCCGCTGGCGGTGGCTGCCAGCCAGCAGGTGCCGATTGAAGTGTTCCTGCTCGCTTCAAAGCTCGGCAACTCCGAAGCGCTGGTGGTGAAGAAAAGCATCACCAAACCGGAAGATCTGATCGGCAAGCGCATCGCCGTGCCGTTTATCTCCACCACCCACTACAGCCTGCTGTCGGCGCTCAAACACTGGGGCATCAAGCCGGGCCAGGTGCAGATTATTAACCTGCAGCCGCCGGCGATTATCGCCGCCTGGCAGCGCGGGGATATCGACGGGGCTTACGTCTGGGCGCCAGCGGTTAACGAACTGGAAAAAGAGGGCAAGGTGCTGACCGATTCCGCGCAGGTCGGGGAGTGGGGCGCACCGACCCTCGACGTCTGGGTGGTCCGTAAGGACTTCGCCGAGCAGCATCCGGAGATCGTCAAAGCGTTTGCTAAAAGCGCCATCGACGCCCAGCAGCCCTACATCGCCAACCCGGATGAGTGGCTGAAGCAGCCGGACAACATCAGCAAGCTGGCGCGCCTGAGCGGCGTGCCGGAAGCCGATGTCCCGGGGCTGGTGAAGGGGAACACCTACCTGACCGCCGCTGAGCAGGCGCAGGCGCTGAACGGGCCGGTCAATCAGGCCATCGTCGATACTGCGCGCTTTCTGAAAGAGCAGGGCAAAGTGCCCGCGGCGGGAACCGATTATCGTCAGTACGTTACTGATCGTTTCGTGAAGTAA